In Pleurodeles waltl isolate 20211129_DDA chromosome 5, aPleWal1.hap1.20221129, whole genome shotgun sequence, the DNA window GTTTGACAGGGGAAAGGGGCAGGGGGTGAGAGAGAGAGCTCACTCCTAGGTGTAAAATAGGGAGCAACAGATTGGATGAAATATGTTCTACTTCTGCAGCTGGCTGAAAATATAAGGATGTCGTGAGTTACTTCAAACAATCTATGCCTTGATACTGCTATTGTTAATTTGCTATGATACCTTTCCTCACCTTTGAATGCCCCCTTCCCGATTGTATTGAATAACGGGCACCTTACTCTCTCTGATGTTGATTCTAGATACGGTGTGTTCCTACATAAATGAGAAAAACATTAGACCTGCTATTATTCATAATTCCCCCCAATCACAAATGCGGATGATACCCATTGCGCTTTCATTACTGGATTTGTAGGAAAACTGCTTTACAACTTCTTCattcagaagtagacagatactTTCTCATATATACATCTTTCTCACTCATTCCTTCAGGAGTCCTATCCTAGACTCATATTACTGAACAACTGCATGGTACACATAGCTATTCAACTAACATGATTGCTTATCACCCCAAAAGTCTGTAAATATTACTGTAATACAAAGATTGTATTTCTATGAGTTTGTGTACAGAAAAAGACactggtcacaaagtttcattgcAGATGCTGTAACAATTTAGCGAGTTTGTTGCATCTAGTGATTGTACTTGCAAATTTTAATTGAGTTTTCACATTTTGTCTCTTTCACGAACACGGTTCTCCAGAATGTGCGTTGCATCTAGAGTAATCCGGTAAGTCTTTTAACTACAGGCGTAGCATGTTACCTCCTTGAAAATTCCAAACGTATTTCTGATTTTCTTGTCCGGATGTCCGTGATGCTGGATCCTGATGCAGAAGATGGAGTGAGGCTGAGGTGCTGAAGATGGAGTGCGGCTAAAATGCTGAAAATGGAGCACAGGCTGCAATGCAGGAGACACAGCTCTGGTTGCTTCTTCATTCAGCTATGGTTCTGAATAGTAAGGACTCACAAGTCATTGGATGGAGCTTAAATAGGCAACCACACCCAACTTCACCCAAGCTAGCCACGCCTGGCCACACCCAAAGAACAGCCCATGTTTTCTAGTCTTGTAATGAGAATTGCATAAAGCCTGGCCACACCCAAGCTAGCCACACACAGCCACATCCAAATTACATGGGCTGTTCATCCATTTATATTAGCTAAAtcttgtttttttgccactttcaaATTAACAGTTCTTATTTAGAAACTGTAATTACAATATTGggggctcatttaaaaaaaaacagtgcaaatatcatACTTATATACTTAATTGAAGAGTGTGGATGAAAACATATGAAATCAATTTGAGtcagtgtatgtgaatgcatgagaGAAAAGCCGGTTTCCTTTTTCTTTGGTGTAATATCTCAAATATCCAGCAGTTCATTATCTAAAAAGATCTTAAATGTGGAGTACAAAACTACCTGTAGACaagagtagtaggaagggatacctttaatcaccatattaaaagtgacagttatcccgccccggaaatgacgtaatatccggtggctgggacttccggtgtcccagaaagccctccctggaagtgacgtgcatgggggtgtcacgtggtttgtgaacacgtggtgtcacgtgttagccttgtgcctgggtcctagcccctgggtgatggcctatgagctgtgtaaaaaagtatgacttagtgttgtgcaagtggtttcagagcctgagagggacaggtctggacatgtcagacattcatgcccaagtgccagttaggggccctcatggtgtcacgtgttagccccccttttttttaaatgttgcatataaggagctggttagaaccggctgtcaaaccgtgaaccagggttgaaacagtttggcaaggtgccatgaagagatacaatccgatcgcaagaaaagcagcctcctcaggggccctgaacactattggtagatattaccggaccctcgcccctcttacgatggatgagaatgcacaacaggatgtccctgccacccaagataccgatgttaccggttttgaagaggaactttgctaccggcttgaaaagctcaacctcaaggcagtgtcgacccagatatcccctattaaggggcccgacagcgacagcaatgcctcgaaagatgaattaagtgttgcatctaacttcatagacattgaagatgttgaagaatgtgtagcaccaccgaattcgcccatctatgaagacatgggcgaccaggaggccaccgagtcagaggccgttattgtacagccgtcaggtgtaagctccggcactgtttctgccccaatggacctctgcgactcccaggatttcagaggagcctctgagtgtgatgcgaatatggaggttggtaatgacagttttgttatttatttttttatgtctgtatactctaatgtcatacatttaactaataatgtgtcttgtgctttctgtttgaaccctagaacgtagctgaagaaagtgagcctctagaagggtcaactccaaaggttaacgccgtaaatttttactgcttatgctgttccagacagtctggaagtgttacaagccagaacaaagagcctcgtaagaaatgtgtctgcacctacactagccgcgattttgaaaaggaagctccgggcgtaccctgggccaccatatggccagttaaaggttttgcagcggccgctgtgaacgcctgtgttaaacgggattattatgatctttgttacgggcataaaattaatgcgcCTCAACAGGATGCTCATGAAtgtttatacgatgcatacacaccaagaataattcgccacatttgtagtcggatagaccctcaccgggtatataggttgttaagggttgtgtatgggctgtcggctgtgaagaaaggtgtccacagtgatatgattaaggtcttggctgcggctgtcaatgagatccgatacgctgctgagccctgctcaaaactcgaccgcatgcatggtatgtgtccccactttgacataagtatgttagaacgggttataaaaagacgaatgtgtgacatttatcataaaaacagaagaatgaagtctctagccccacgaaagctgttttagaaaaaataaaataaattaattaattaaaaaaaaaaaaaaaaaaagtagaccatgaatgtgttacttaacgctccatacttactcacttttaggcggggaatccgggtatcgagatgcaagatgcctatgagttacaaccgggctacatctgtatcgggagattgatttttgtgctggttaaagaaagaatagctgaaatacatcctatgactctgcggtatctgaacatttcggaaccttcagccttgttgcaatgtagcagtcatttgtgtatcgccaagtggtgtatcaatgggcggctaaacgcatctgttgaaTGCCGGACCTCGGACAAAGACCACATtcgagagttaagactttcacctgagacggggatacacgaggcgttggtgaacatgactgaagattatgtcACAAATAAAGGTTCGGAATGGTCCTggttagaactgtatgaactgttgaattttgtcagtatcctgagtgttcagagttataggcgtggggagcgggaagtcctgtctagagctattgagagtatagccataaaaatatcaaagtttgtgacgCTTAGCGTTTGTGAAAGGCCatactctgagtaacatgtgtagtgggggttgtactatgtatacgtttgtaaaaagaccacagcggtccagcgttatgacatctataaactctgtagcacaaaatgtcaaatacccgttggttgtgtagcccagcaccattttttatgtttttcatgtttaataaaatgaccttacacaaaacaagcgtctttcattttgtggtgttggtgggagacaacatgacggatgcggatttaaggaagctttattacgataaacatggggttggaagtttcggaggttccgaagctctatttagaagggctcgagctgaaaatgaatctgtaaaacgtgccagtgtgaagacttggttagctggggaagagacttattcgctgcacaaacctgccaggaggcgCTTTAAGAGTCGGGCCacagttgttaacgcacagctcgattatcagtggcaggccgacataatcagtcttcaagatctagcaaaacataacgatggcgccatgtatatattaa includes these proteins:
- the LOC138297247 gene encoding uncharacterized protein — translated: MKRYNPIARKAASSGALNTIGRYYRTLAPLTMDENAQQDVPATQDTDVTGFEEELCYRLEKLNLKAVSTQISPIKGPDSDSNASKDELSVASNFIDIEDVEECVAPPNSPIYEDMGDQEATESEAVIVQPSGVSSGTVSAPMDLCDSQDFRGASECDANMENVAEESEPLEGSTPKVNAVNFYCLCCSRQSGSVTSQNKEPRKKCVCTYTSRDFEKEAPGVPWATIWPVKGFAAAAVNACVKRDYYDLCYGHKINAPQQDAHECLYDAYTPRIIRHICSRIDPHRVYRLLRVVYGLSAVKKGVHSDMIKVLAAAVNEIRYAAEPCSKLDRMHGMCPHFDISMLERVIKRRMCDIYHKNRRMKSLAPRKLF